A region from the Catellatospora sp. TT07R-123 genome encodes:
- a CDS encoding HEPN domain-containing protein gives MEKYEKVGRFWAVDEDGNALGEEQHGQLTFDPTAGGRLHTGEPLTTAGPSGRRPMLIWGSVDRIGRRVTLLHCFHLGGGSYIVNQAMDAGHFRHEEVFTKAVVRISDLPDWVDNDTIDIDWHEPAEGESQWSLKLNLTRPEPQTASFGRGTVTLRFAADYERIDNESVKVVQCPQFEIEYAEPTNYSAILNDVRNLQDLVSLCVDRTCFTDQVHVFREDLPEFSLAATPFPDTMRAVEIYVANRHHIAVPERQKMDAIDMLASYGDVGGIDMIARWLDQAADLHPVVGFLNSMRYTTEMYPENRFLNVCSAAEGFHRIANPDQNYMGRPEFNLLKKSLKALVPGEHRRWFAEAFNDHSNAPNLAARLTAMATAVGNVSTALVGDIDSWVKVVKKARNELTHLDNGRPEYSGADLLWLAESVYTVTRVCLLLHAGMGPALALKIATRRPVWSTRELVQAAVKTMAEQQGAK, from the coding sequence TTGGAGAAGTACGAGAAGGTCGGAAGGTTCTGGGCCGTTGACGAAGACGGCAACGCCCTGGGTGAAGAGCAGCATGGGCAGCTGACATTCGACCCGACAGCAGGTGGAAGGCTCCATACAGGTGAGCCGCTGACGACTGCCGGTCCTTCCGGCCGGAGGCCGATGCTGATCTGGGGGTCGGTCGACCGCATCGGCCGCCGAGTGACCCTCCTCCACTGCTTCCACCTCGGGGGCGGAAGTTACATCGTGAACCAGGCCATGGATGCCGGGCACTTCCGCCACGAGGAGGTGTTCACCAAGGCGGTAGTGCGCATCAGCGACCTGCCGGACTGGGTCGACAACGACACCATCGACATCGACTGGCACGAGCCGGCGGAGGGCGAGTCGCAGTGGAGCCTGAAGCTGAACCTCACTCGACCGGAACCTCAGACCGCGTCGTTTGGGCGCGGCACCGTGACGTTGCGGTTCGCGGCCGACTATGAGCGGATCGACAACGAGAGCGTAAAGGTCGTCCAGTGTCCACAGTTCGAGATCGAGTACGCCGAGCCGACGAACTACTCCGCGATCCTCAACGACGTCCGGAACCTCCAAGACCTAGTGTCGCTGTGCGTCGACCGCACGTGCTTCACGGACCAGGTTCATGTGTTCCGTGAAGACCTGCCCGAGTTCTCCCTCGCCGCGACACCCTTCCCGGACACCATGCGAGCGGTTGAGATCTACGTGGCGAACCGTCATCACATCGCCGTACCCGAGCGCCAGAAGATGGATGCGATCGACATGCTGGCTTCCTACGGTGACGTCGGTGGGATCGACATGATCGCGAGGTGGCTGGACCAGGCCGCCGACCTTCATCCGGTCGTGGGGTTCCTCAACTCGATGAGGTACACGACGGAGATGTACCCGGAAAACCGGTTCCTGAATGTCTGCTCGGCGGCGGAGGGTTTCCACCGGATTGCTAACCCTGACCAGAACTACATGGGCCGCCCCGAGTTCAACCTCCTGAAGAAGTCTCTGAAAGCCCTAGTACCGGGCGAACACCGCCGCTGGTTCGCCGAAGCGTTCAACGACCACTCCAACGCGCCGAACCTGGCGGCGCGTCTGACTGCCATGGCTACGGCTGTTGGAAACGTGAGTACGGCGCTGGTCGGCGATATCGATTCCTGGGTCAAGGTCGTCAAGAAGGCACGCAACGAGCTGACCCACCTTGACAACGGACGACCGGAGTACAGCGGGGCGGACCTCCTGTGGTTGGCGGAGAGCGTGTACACCGTCACCCGCGTCTGCCTGCTTCTTCATGCAGGCATGGGTCCTGCGTTGGCCCTCAAGATCGCGACACGCCGGCCGGTGTGGTCGACGCGGGAGCTTGTACAAGCGGCAGTGAAGACGATGGCCGAGCAACAAGGGGCGAAGTGA
- a CDS encoding FAD-dependent monooxygenase: MTRTAAVVGGGIGGLTAAIGLLAAGWQVTVYERGQTLPTTGTGLGIWPSALHALDSLGIGAAVRAAGLPQGNGAIRRPDGRPIVALDMDRIRARHGEPVHLVPRPALLRVLHGALPAGTVHFGVPVDDVTALRAGHDVVIGADGIGSRVRTTLFGQRYGLRYTGATAWRGTADIDIDSGGETWGTGARFGVTPQGPGQTNWYAVLTVPENHRLTRPDADELRHRFGHWHDPIPAVLDRYATSDVIRHDLYHLAPALPTYVRGNVALLGDAAHAMTPDLGQGACQAIIDGAALARCLAGGGVEAGLRAYDRERRRPTRRMAAASLIVNRLAQVRRWHSARDLTMRLALTFGPPA; encoded by the coding sequence ATGACGAGAACAGCGGCCGTAGTGGGCGGCGGCATCGGCGGCCTCACCGCCGCCATCGGACTCCTGGCGGCGGGCTGGCAGGTCACCGTGTACGAACGCGGCCAGACCCTGCCCACCACCGGCACCGGCCTGGGCATCTGGCCCTCCGCCCTGCACGCGCTCGACAGCCTCGGCATCGGCGCCGCCGTCCGGGCCGCCGGCCTGCCGCAGGGCAACGGCGCGATCCGGCGCCCCGACGGGCGGCCGATCGTCGCGCTCGACATGGACCGGATCCGCGCCCGCCACGGCGAACCCGTGCACCTGGTGCCGCGTCCCGCGCTGCTGCGCGTACTGCATGGGGCCCTGCCTGCCGGAACCGTCCACTTCGGTGTCCCGGTCGACGACGTCACCGCGCTGCGGGCCGGGCACGACGTCGTGATCGGCGCCGACGGCATCGGCAGCCGCGTCCGCACCACGCTGTTCGGGCAGCGGTACGGCCTGCGGTACACCGGTGCCACCGCGTGGCGCGGCACCGCCGACATCGACATCGACAGCGGCGGCGAGACGTGGGGCACCGGGGCCCGCTTCGGCGTCACCCCGCAGGGCCCCGGACAGACCAACTGGTACGCGGTGCTGACCGTGCCCGAGAATCACCGCCTGACCCGGCCCGACGCCGACGAACTGCGCCACCGTTTCGGGCACTGGCACGACCCGATCCCCGCCGTGCTCGACCGGTACGCCACCTCCGACGTCATCCGGCACGACCTCTACCACCTCGCGCCCGCCCTGCCGACCTACGTGCGGGGCAACGTCGCGCTGCTCGGGGACGCCGCGCACGCGATGACTCCCGACCTGGGGCAGGGCGCCTGCCAGGCGATCATCGACGGGGCAGCCCTGGCCAGGTGCCTGGCGGGTGGGGGAGTGGAGGCCGGGCTGCGGGCGTACGACCGCGAGCGCCGCAGGCCCACCCGGCGCATGGCCGCGGCCTCGCTCATCGTCAACCGCCTGGCCCAGGTCAGACGCTGGCACTCGGCCCGCGACCTCACCATGCGCCTGGCCCTGACGTTCGGACCGCCAGCCTGA
- a CDS encoding TetR/AcrR family transcriptional regulator produces the protein MSDRRQQILDAAIAVLGTRGLRALTHRAVDAQAGLPEGSTSNGYRTRDALVGAVLDRLVEIETQVWQRLVAERTGPPASPDELAQLVGAMVLQLTGPARHLTLARHAAFHEAAFQPELQDRIRTARDRLAAWGTPWIAALSSPDPRTDYLSMLALVDGLVAIQLACPDADFDPVPAIRTMLAGLSAGSSQNAASRKPRR, from the coding sequence ATGTCCGATCGCAGGCAGCAGATCCTCGACGCCGCCATCGCGGTGCTCGGCACGCGCGGGCTGCGAGCACTCACCCACCGCGCCGTCGATGCGCAGGCCGGGCTGCCCGAGGGATCGACCTCCAACGGGTATCGCACCCGTGACGCCCTGGTCGGCGCGGTGCTGGACCGCCTCGTCGAGATCGAGACGCAGGTATGGCAGCGCCTGGTCGCCGAGCGCACCGGGCCACCGGCCTCCCCCGACGAGCTGGCCCAACTCGTCGGCGCGATGGTCCTCCAGCTCACCGGCCCCGCCCGGCACCTGACCCTGGCCCGGCACGCGGCCTTCCACGAGGCCGCGTTCCAGCCGGAACTCCAGGACAGGATCCGCACCGCCCGGGACCGCCTGGCCGCGTGGGGTACGCCGTGGATCGCCGCCCTCAGCTCACCCGACCCGCGCACCGACTACCTGAGCATGCTCGCCCTGGTGGACGGCCTGGTCGCGATCCAGCTCGCCTGCCCCGACGCCGACTTCGACCCCGTACCGGCGATCCGCACCATGCTGGCCGGTCTGTCTGCGGGGTCATCCCAGAATGCGGCTTCGAGGAAACCGCGCCGGTGA